A region from the Pogoniulus pusillus isolate bPogPus1 chromosome 13, bPogPus1.pri, whole genome shotgun sequence genome encodes:
- the LOC135180315 gene encoding noggin-2-like yields the protein MTAIRALLLCSCLGLLLRTGGGQPFLRLRPSPSDNLPVKDIVEHPDPEYDPKEQDLDERTLRKKLGSHFDPGFMAVAVPGPANASGTEAEAAVAAAAGRGRAALPAELRRLELGPPRGPRLRVGKKARRKVLQWLWAYTYCPVLYTWKDLGIRFWPRYIKEGNCFAEKSCSLPEGMFCKPVKSVTKTFLRWHCQGWSSQKYCTWIPVQYPLISECKCSC from the coding sequence ATGACGGCGATCCGGgcgctcctgctctgctcctgcctgggaCTGCTGCTACGCACGGGGGGCGGGCAACCCTTCCTGCGCCTGCGACCCTCGCCCAGCGACAACCTGCCCGTCAAAGACATCGTGGAGCACCCGGACCCCGAGTACGACCCTAAGGAGCAGGACTTGGACGAGAGGACtctgaggaagaagctgggcAGCCATTTCGACCCCGGTTTCATGGCCGTGGCCGTGCCGGGGCCGGCTAACGCCTCGGGCACCGAGGCCGAGGCGGCggtggcggcagcggcggggcgggggcgggcggcGCTGCCCGCCGAGCTGCGGCGGCTGGAGCTGGGTCCGCCCCGGGGACCGCGCCTCAGGGTGGGCAAGAAGGCGCGGCGGAAGGTGCTGCAGTGGCTCTGGGCATACACCTACTGCCCCGTCCTCTACACCTGGAAGGACCTGGGCATCCGCTTCTGGCCCCGTTATATCAAGGAGGGCAACTGCTTCGCCGAGAAGTCCTGCTCGCTGCCCGAGGGCATGTTCTGCAAGCCCGTCAAGTCGGTCACCAAGACCTTCCTgcgctggcactgccagggctggtcCAGCCAGAAGTACTGTACCTGGATCCCGGTGCAGTACCCGCTCATCTCCGAGTGCAAGTGCTCCTGCTAG